From Bacillus sp. FSL K6-3431, the proteins below share one genomic window:
- the nadE gene encoding ammonia-dependent NAD(+) synthetase, with amino-acid sequence MDELQRQIIEELKVQPVIDPKTEIRRSIDFLKAYIEKYGFFNGFVLGISGGQDSTLVGKLAQMAVNELNEGRDLDKFTFIAVRLPYGIQSDVNDVEDALAFIQPSETYEINIKQAVDASANSLKAAGVEITDFTKGNEKARERMKAQYSIAATYNCVVLGTDQAAEALSGFFTKHGDGAADIVPIFRLNKRQGRQLLKELDCPEHLYTKIPTADLEDDRPMLPDEVALGVSYEEIDDYLEGKQVTNTAKNRIEALYLKSQHKRHLPINVFDQFWK; translated from the coding sequence ATGGATGAACTCCAACGTCAAATAATTGAAGAGCTAAAAGTTCAACCGGTAATAGATCCAAAGACAGAAATTCGTAGAAGCATCGACTTTTTGAAAGCTTACATCGAGAAATATGGATTTTTTAATGGTTTTGTTTTAGGTATATCAGGTGGACAGGATTCTACCCTTGTTGGTAAATTAGCACAAATGGCTGTAAATGAATTGAATGAAGGTCGTGACTTGGATAAATTTACATTTATTGCAGTACGGTTACCATATGGCATTCAATCAGATGTGAACGACGTAGAAGATGCGTTAGCTTTTATTCAACCGAGCGAGACATATGAAATAAATATTAAACAAGCGGTGGATGCAAGTGCAAATTCATTAAAAGCCGCTGGAGTGGAGATTACTGATTTTACAAAAGGTAATGAAAAGGCCCGTGAACGAATGAAAGCTCAGTACAGTATTGCCGCAACATATAATTGCGTAGTGCTTGGAACAGACCAAGCAGCTGAAGCGTTATCCGGATTTTTCACAAAACACGGTGATGGCGCTGCTGATATAGTACCTATTTTCCGACTGAATAAAAGACAAGGCAGGCAACTGTTAAAAGAACTTGACTGTCCGGAGCATTTATACACGAAGATCCCTACGGCAGATTTAGAAGATGATCGACCAATGCTTCCTGATGAAGTAGCGCTTGGCGTATCTTATGAAGAGATAGATGATTATTTAGAAGGTAAACAAGTAACAAACACTGCCAAAAATCGGATCGAAGCACTCTACCTTAAATCACAACACAAACGGCACTTGCCAATAAATGTGTTTGACCAATTTTGGAAATGA
- a CDS encoding ABC transporter substrate-binding protein, producing MRKKCSYIKVIPMLLILLLIISGCSSGGGKKSGGDSGGKVKLTMSAWGNPAEIKVYQRALDEYQKQNKNVEIKLIPVPGDNYEQKLMTELSGGSANDIFYVGSETISKLIETGKIADLTDFLDSSGSFVKADEFADGLWGAAKKDEKIYGVSVDNNPFLMYYNKKVLAEAGVEKTPQDYFDEGKWNWEAFAEITGKINAAGKKGFVAENNSGHLFSWVWSNGGQLYDDEGNYILEENEKAQETFKYLADLVKDGNVTYAGSLPKGQGADAMFMSNQVGFVAAGRWLTPMFSENKSLEFDYIPWPTNTGNKMEPAAIAIAYMSVSKNSKHIEEAMKFMSFYTSAEGQKSRLADNGNAVPSVSGVDEIITADAVPEHASYLVDAREIGRVEDKQVVIPGLDKEISDIMDLMYLGKNDAEKTIEAVTKKAKEMIEEYRQQ from the coding sequence ATGAGAAAGAAATGCTCGTATATCAAAGTTATTCCGATGCTGCTTATATTGTTACTCATTATTTCAGGATGTAGTTCAGGTGGTGGGAAAAAATCAGGTGGAGATTCCGGTGGAAAAGTAAAACTTACGATGTCAGCATGGGGAAATCCCGCGGAAATAAAAGTGTATCAGAGGGCACTTGATGAGTATCAAAAACAAAATAAAAATGTAGAAATTAAACTAATACCAGTACCTGGTGATAACTATGAACAAAAGTTAATGACTGAGTTATCCGGTGGATCAGCAAATGATATCTTTTATGTTGGTTCGGAAACGATTTCGAAACTAATCGAAACAGGTAAAATCGCAGATCTAACTGATTTTCTTGATAGCTCGGGAAGCTTTGTAAAAGCTGACGAGTTTGCAGATGGTTTATGGGGAGCTGCTAAAAAAGACGAGAAAATATACGGAGTTTCCGTAGATAATAACCCCTTTTTAATGTACTACAATAAAAAAGTACTTGCGGAAGCAGGAGTGGAGAAAACTCCGCAAGATTATTTTGATGAAGGCAAGTGGAATTGGGAAGCATTTGCTGAAATTACAGGGAAGATAAATGCTGCTGGAAAAAAAGGATTTGTAGCGGAAAATAATAGTGGACATCTATTCTCCTGGGTTTGGTCAAATGGTGGCCAATTATATGATGACGAAGGCAATTATATATTAGAAGAAAATGAAAAAGCACAAGAAACATTTAAATATCTTGCGGATTTAGTGAAAGATGGCAATGTAACCTATGCTGGATCATTGCCGAAGGGTCAGGGTGCAGATGCGATGTTCATGTCCAACCAAGTTGGATTTGTGGCAGCTGGTCGGTGGTTAACTCCAATGTTTAGTGAAAATAAATCATTAGAATTTGATTATATTCCATGGCCGACTAATACAGGCAATAAAATGGAGCCTGCGGCAATTGCGATAGCATATATGTCAGTGAGTAAGAATTCGAAACATATTGAAGAAGCAATGAAATTCATGTCATTCTATACCTCAGCTGAAGGTCAAAAATCTCGTCTAGCTGATAATGGTAATGCTGTTCCATCTGTAAGTGGGGTAGATGAGATTATTACAGCAGATGCAGTTCCAGAGCATGCAAGCTACTTAGTTGATGCTCGGGAAATCGGTCGAGTTGAGGACAAACAAGTAGTAATCCCAGGCTTGGATAAAGAAATTTCAGATATTATGGACCTCATGTATCTTGGTAAAAATGATGCTGAAAAGACAATAGAAGCTGTGACTAAAAAAGCGAAAGAAATGATAGAGGAATATAGACAGCAATAA
- a CDS encoding DUF4129 domain-containing transglutaminase family protein encodes MSSERNVYTFILYLFGFFILAEWVRPLSEITQTGGLHYFLLFIAFSALLNYLQLRWWLSIPLKTAIILIFLYRIFFMRMPSEFPWMQVLLSDVIDNMKSIASGHWYDLSDLSRSLLFFILLWLMTYLLQYWLTIRKSIFVFYVMTVIYIAVLDTFTVYIGKWSMIRIVTCGFALLGLLYFQRLLEKEQIETKQMKIAKWAFPLAIMIGVSVCIGYIVPKADPKWPDPVPFIQSTAENVRSESSVSKIGYGADDTQLGGPFVGDSTVVFEVETPAKQYWKVEVKDVYTGKGWITSDTSDPPIPIESGSVFAMDPTSLADKPISEAIFEMNIPYSHIIRPYGFFSVEGNEQGYFEYDSSLDKINSFTMENELIPLEAYAVQYKKAAYSMKEMRATKMLPNEVYFDMMKKQYTQLPETLPDRVRELAKEITANENNWYDQAKAIERYFQSGKFSYDQNDVAVPIGDQDYVDQFLFETFRGYCDNFSTSMVTMLRAVGIPARWAKGYSGGNYKGSAESHNILYEVTNNEAHSWVEVLFPTEGWVPFEPTIGFDNFATYVQDEEKADAAPAPPKEEKDKPEAPKTNAKDTEKKEQKEYRNSISIWPKVQSFIAKNWLVFVVLLVVIVSGCIWMIWKRSKWIPYVLIRIYKKKNEKDIFAHAYNDLLRQLERYGLKREPGQTLREYAIYIDGYFDINDMIILTEYYERTVYRGDSMVDEWEQLQKLWENVIRKTTDRPK; translated from the coding sequence ATGAGTTCTGAACGAAATGTTTACACATTTATATTATATTTATTTGGATTTTTTATACTCGCGGAGTGGGTACGACCACTTTCTGAAATTACTCAAACCGGTGGCTTACATTATTTTCTATTATTTATTGCATTTTCAGCGTTGTTAAATTATTTACAACTTAGGTGGTGGCTAAGCATCCCGTTAAAAACAGCCATTATTTTAATTTTTTTATATCGCATATTTTTCATGAGAATGCCAAGTGAATTCCCATGGATGCAAGTCCTTTTGTCCGATGTGATCGATAATATGAAGAGCATCGCATCTGGTCACTGGTATGATTTATCTGATCTGTCAAGAAGTCTTCTTTTCTTTATTTTACTATGGTTAATGACATATTTACTTCAATATTGGTTGACGATAAGGAAAAGCATTTTCGTTTTTTATGTAATGACAGTTATATATATTGCTGTTCTAGATACGTTTACTGTATATATAGGTAAATGGTCAATGATTAGGATTGTGACTTGTGGCTTTGCTTTATTAGGATTGCTATATTTTCAAAGATTATTGGAAAAGGAACAGATTGAAACAAAACAAATGAAGATTGCCAAATGGGCTTTTCCACTAGCAATCATGATCGGTGTAAGTGTATGTATCGGTTACATTGTACCTAAAGCCGATCCTAAATGGCCTGATCCTGTTCCTTTTATTCAATCGACTGCGGAAAATGTTCGATCTGAGTCTTCTGTTTCTAAGATTGGTTATGGGGCAGATGACACCCAATTGGGTGGACCATTTGTTGGCGACAGTACAGTGGTTTTCGAAGTGGAAACGCCAGCAAAACAATATTGGAAAGTAGAAGTAAAGGATGTATATACGGGAAAAGGCTGGATCACTTCAGATACTTCCGATCCACCGATACCGATTGAATCGGGAAGTGTTTTTGCAATGGATCCCACTTCATTGGCGGATAAACCGATTAGCGAAGCAATATTTGAAATGAATATCCCATACAGTCACATCATACGGCCATATGGATTTTTCTCAGTGGAAGGAAATGAGCAAGGCTATTTCGAATATGATTCTAGTTTGGATAAAATCAATTCCTTTACAATGGAAAATGAGCTTATACCATTGGAAGCATACGCTGTACAGTATAAAAAAGCTGCTTATAGTATGAAGGAAATGCGTGCCACAAAGATGCTTCCTAATGAAGTATATTTTGACATGATGAAGAAGCAGTATACACAGTTGCCTGAAACATTGCCGGACAGAGTTCGTGAGCTTGCTAAAGAAATAACTGCTAATGAAAATAATTGGTATGATCAGGCTAAGGCGATTGAACGTTATTTTCAATCTGGGAAGTTCTCTTATGACCAAAATGATGTTGCTGTTCCTATAGGGGACCAGGATTATGTGGATCAATTTCTTTTTGAGACATTTCGCGGATATTGTGATAACTTTTCAACCTCAATGGTGACGATGCTTCGGGCAGTTGGTATTCCTGCTAGATGGGCGAAGGGGTATAGCGGAGGAAATTACAAGGGCAGTGCAGAATCTCATAATATATTATATGAAGTGACAAACAATGAAGCCCATTCGTGGGTGGAAGTATTATTTCCAACGGAGGGCTGGGTCCCGTTTGAGCCAACAATCGGCTTTGATAATTTTGCCACATATGTACAAGACGAGGAGAAGGCTGACGCTGCCCCTGCTCCGCCGAAAGAGGAAAAAGATAAACCGGAGGCACCGAAAACAAACGCAAAGGATACAGAAAAGAAAGAGCAAAAGGAATATAGGAATTCTATCTCTATATGGCCAAAAGTTCAGTCTTTTATAGCAAAGAATTGGTTGGTTTTTGTCGTGCTATTAGTAGTGATCGTTAGTGGGTGTATTTGGATGATATGGAAGCGGAGCAAATGGATTCCATATGTCTTAATTAGAATATATAAAAAGAAAAATGAAAAGGATATATTTGCTCATGCCTATAATGATTTACTAAGACAGCTAGAACGCTATGGTTTGAAGCGTGAACCAGGGCAAACCCTTAGAGAATACGCAATTTATATTGATGGATATTTCGATATAAATGATATGATTATACTTACGGAGTATTATGAACGAACGGTTTATCGAGGAGATTCAATGGTTGACGAATGGGAACAGCTTCAAAAGCTATGGGAAAACGTAATTAGAAAGACAACAGATCGACCCAAATAA
- a CDS encoding carbohydrate ABC transporter permease: MKSNILSKDTVPVNPNTNQRKKKKISLSGLIVHFLIIIGSLIMIFPFIWSITSSLKDISQIFLVPPEFIPKPFVWSNYPASLQAMPFGQAYWNSFYITVLVVGIQILTASMAAYAFAKIRFPGSNFLFVFFLATMMIPKQVTMIPTFMIMEKINWLDTHLPLIIPGALFNAFAVFLLRQFVMGIPKDLEEAAVIDGANPLRIYWHVILPLIRPAMAAVGIFIFMGTWNNFLEPLIYLSTPELFTVPLLLNYFKGLYVTDWALMMAGSVISVIPVLIIYIFAQKHIIEGVALTGMKG; this comes from the coding sequence ATGAAGAGTAATATACTGAGTAAAGACACCGTCCCAGTGAATCCAAATACGAACCAAAGAAAGAAAAAGAAGATCAGTTTATCAGGATTAATTGTCCATTTTTTAATTATTATCGGTTCACTTATTATGATTTTTCCTTTTATATGGTCCATTACTAGTTCCTTAAAGGATATTTCCCAAATCTTTTTAGTACCACCTGAATTTATACCGAAACCTTTCGTGTGGTCAAACTATCCTGCGTCTTTACAGGCTATGCCATTTGGACAAGCTTATTGGAATAGTTTTTATATTACGGTGCTTGTCGTAGGCATTCAAATACTTACTGCTTCGATGGCAGCCTATGCCTTTGCGAAAATTCGTTTCCCAGGCTCTAACTTTTTATTTGTATTCTTTTTGGCCACGATGATGATTCCGAAGCAAGTTACAATGATCCCGACCTTTATGATTATGGAAAAAATCAACTGGTTAGATACCCACCTACCATTAATTATTCCAGGTGCCTTGTTTAACGCATTTGCTGTATTTTTATTAAGGCAATTTGTAATGGGGATACCGAAGGATTTGGAAGAGGCAGCAGTTATTGATGGAGCAAATCCATTGCGTATATACTGGCATGTCATATTGCCGCTTATAAGACCAGCTATGGCTGCAGTAGGGATTTTCATTTTTATGGGAACATGGAATAACTTTTTAGAACCATTAATCTATCTTAGTACGCCTGAACTTTTTACAGTACCTCTACTATTGAATTATTTTAAAGGGCTGTATGTAACAGATTGGGCACTAATGATGGCAGGATCTGTAATATCAGTCATCCCAGTACTTATCATTTATATTTTCGCCCAAAAGCATATTATAGAAGGTGTAGCATTAACTGGAATGAAAGGCTGA
- a CDS encoding YesL family protein, which produces MNIFSLDSGFYRFLERFTNFILLNLLWIIMCIPIITIFPATAAMFGVVRQWVQKKDDGVFRNFFSFFKENFLQSFLIGIVWMILAFILYYNINISLHMTGALKIIMISSFLFFSLFFIMTTIFLFPVMVHYKMRLTVLLKNSVLISISQLWITLLCGIILLLAALVSKVIPISSIIVWSIAVYFVYYFCQKSFMKIEHIAQTNS; this is translated from the coding sequence ATGAATATATTTAGTTTAGACAGTGGCTTCTATCGTTTCTTAGAGAGATTTACCAATTTCATATTATTAAATTTGCTTTGGATTATCATGTGTATACCGATTATCACTATTTTTCCAGCGACAGCCGCAATGTTTGGCGTCGTTAGACAATGGGTCCAAAAAAAGGATGATGGTGTATTCCGAAACTTTTTTTCATTTTTTAAAGAAAACTTCTTACAAAGCTTTTTAATAGGCATTGTTTGGATGATACTTGCTTTTATACTTTACTACAATATTAATATCAGTTTACATATGACTGGTGCACTAAAAATCATTATGATCTCGTCCTTTTTATTTTTTAGTTTGTTTTTTATTATGACAACCATATTTTTATTTCCTGTTATGGTTCACTATAAAATGCGTTTGACTGTGTTACTTAAAAATTCTGTTTTGATATCTATTAGCCAACTTTGGATAACATTACTTTGTGGAATAATCCTATTATTGGCTGCTTTAGTAAGCAAAGTTATTCCTATTTCATCTATCATTGTATGGAGTATTGCCGTCTATTTTGTCTATTATTTCTGTCAAAAGTCATTCATGAAAATTGAACACATCGCCCAAACAAATTCTTAA
- a CDS encoding carbohydrate ABC transporter permease codes for MRRNNALWGYAFLAPQLVGLIAFSLIPLGFAVVLSFMKWDGFGEKTFVGFSNFIGQFSNPTFWKALINTAYYTVLYIPIGIVISLVLAIALNKIKGKELYRVFFFMPVITSSVSVGVIWMWILNGDFGILNQFLGYIGIDGPQWLTDTKWVMISIAMLSIWWQLGYNMVIFLAGLQGISNSYYEAAEIDGASKFQKFLHITLPLLSPTTFFVAIMSIISSFQVFDQAFVMTSGGPAKSSYTLVYHVYESGFRNFKWGESSAAAMILFVIILIFTLIQFRMSKRWVHYEE; via the coding sequence ATGAGACGGAATAACGCACTCTGGGGCTATGCTTTTTTAGCACCCCAATTAGTAGGATTAATTGCTTTTTCCTTAATTCCACTTGGTTTTGCAGTCGTATTAAGTTTTATGAAATGGGATGGATTTGGGGAAAAAACGTTTGTAGGTTTTAGTAATTTCATTGGTCAATTCTCGAATCCTACCTTTTGGAAAGCTTTAATAAATACTGCGTATTATACGGTATTATATATTCCTATTGGAATAGTCATTTCGTTAGTATTAGCGATAGCATTAAATAAGATAAAAGGAAAAGAACTGTACAGGGTATTCTTTTTCATGCCAGTCATCACTAGTTCCGTATCCGTCGGTGTGATATGGATGTGGATATTAAATGGTGATTTCGGAATTTTAAACCAATTCCTTGGTTATATAGGGATCGATGGTCCTCAATGGTTAACGGATACGAAATGGGTCATGATTTCAATTGCGATGCTTAGTATATGGTGGCAGCTTGGTTATAATATGGTTATTTTCCTTGCAGGTCTACAAGGTATTTCTAATAGTTATTATGAAGCAGCCGAAATAGATGGTGCATCAAAATTTCAAAAGTTTTTACATATCACTTTACCATTGCTATCACCGACAACGTTTTTCGTCGCAATCATGTCGATCATTAGCTCATTCCAGGTATTTGATCAGGCCTTTGTTATGACGAGTGGTGGACCAGCGAAATCAAGTTATACTCTAGTGTATCACGTGTATGAAAGTGGTTTCCGTAACTTTAAATGGGGGGAAAGTTCTGCCGCAGCGATGATATTATTTGTCATCATTTTGATTTTCACTTTAATTCAATTTAGAATGTCGAAAAGGTGGGTTCATTATGAAGAGTAA
- a CDS encoding LacI family DNA-binding transcriptional regulator, whose protein sequence is MPTISDVAKLAGLSRATVSRVINDHPYVSEEKKELVNEAMKHLGYIPNTHAQNLRKQKTNIIAVLVPRLSNPFFAYLVESLERNALGTGFQILICNTLYDKQREINFLNLLKAKQVDGIIMTSIENDWKRIQSILLNGPIIFCNEYVTETNVPTIRLNQKEGAYIGTRHLIQRGHTKIGYCWGGFLSGLSKDRLEGYQKAMAEQGLDINENWIFSDAFNSNDGRKVMNTVVKMEDRPTAFFTGSDEVAAGIISEAKQLGLSVPRDIAVIGFDDQPIAQVVEPPLTTIRQPIEEIGEKTMEIMIDLITNKVKMGVQKVYELPFKLVVRGSS, encoded by the coding sequence ATGCCGACAATCTCCGATGTAGCTAAATTAGCTGGGTTATCAAGGGCGACTGTATCACGTGTGATTAACGACCATCCATATGTTTCTGAAGAGAAGAAAGAGCTTGTAAATGAAGCAATGAAACACTTGGGATATATACCCAATACCCATGCGCAGAATTTGCGAAAACAAAAAACGAATATTATTGCTGTTCTAGTACCCAGATTGAGTAACCCATTTTTTGCATACTTAGTTGAAAGTTTAGAGAGAAATGCGCTTGGAACAGGATTTCAAATATTAATTTGCAATACATTGTACGATAAACAACGTGAAATTAATTTTTTAAATTTATTAAAAGCAAAACAGGTAGACGGAATTATTATGACTTCCATTGAAAATGATTGGAAAAGGATTCAGTCCATTCTCCTGAATGGGCCGATAATATTTTGTAATGAGTATGTTACGGAAACAAATGTTCCAACTATACGCTTGAATCAAAAAGAAGGTGCCTACATTGGAACCCGTCATTTGATTCAAAGGGGACATACAAAAATAGGTTATTGCTGGGGTGGGTTCCTTAGTGGTCTTTCTAAAGATCGATTGGAAGGCTATCAAAAAGCAATGGCAGAACAAGGGTTAGATATAAATGAAAACTGGATTTTTTCAGACGCCTTCAATAGTAATGATGGCAGAAAAGTAATGAATACTGTTGTTAAAATGGAAGATAGACCAACGGCTTTTTTTACAGGTAGTGATGAAGTCGCTGCTGGTATTATTTCCGAAGCGAAACAACTAGGTTTAAGCGTCCCGCGTGATATTGCTGTAATTGGATTTGATGACCAGCCGATTGCGCAGGTAGTAGAGCCTCCATTGACAACCATTCGCCAACCAATTGAAGAAATTGGAGAAAAGACGATGGAAATAATGATTGACTTGATAACAAATAAAGTGAAAATGGGCGTACAAAAAGTTTATGAGTTACCTTTCAAATTAGTTGTGCGTGGTTCAAGTTGA
- a CDS encoding AAA family ATPase, producing the protein MNSDMMQQQIKKVIHNIEKVMIGKIDVARLSVVALLAEGHVLLEDVPGVGKTMMVRALAKSVNASFKRIQFTPDLLPSDVLGVSIYNPKEMEFTFRPGPIVGNIILADEINRTSPKTQSALLEGMEEKSVTVDGVTLKLDKPFFVMATQNPIEYEGTYPLPEAQLDRFLLKMKMGYPSIKDEVEVLTRSQKLPPIEEIEPVITLDELRQLQQQVKEVYVEETIKQYIVELANKTRNHPNIYLGASPRASIALMKASQAFAFCSGRDYVIPDDVQYLAPFVFSHRIILKSEAKYQGVIIETLIETIISEIHVPVKRAVE; encoded by the coding sequence ATGAACAGCGATATGATGCAGCAACAGATAAAGAAAGTTATCCATAATATTGAGAAAGTCATGATTGGAAAGATAGATGTGGCAAGGCTTAGTGTCGTCGCTCTTTTAGCAGAAGGACATGTATTATTAGAGGATGTGCCAGGTGTCGGAAAAACAATGATGGTACGCGCTTTAGCAAAGTCTGTCAATGCATCTTTTAAGAGGATTCAATTTACTCCTGATCTATTGCCATCGGATGTGTTAGGTGTTTCTATATACAATCCAAAAGAAATGGAATTTACATTCAGGCCTGGTCCCATTGTCGGAAATATCATTCTAGCTGATGAAATTAATCGGACATCACCTAAAACACAGTCGGCATTATTAGAAGGGATGGAAGAAAAAAGTGTTACAGTTGATGGAGTAACATTAAAACTAGATAAACCATTTTTCGTTATGGCGACTCAAAATCCAATCGAATACGAAGGAACTTATCCATTGCCAGAAGCACAGCTAGATCGTTTCTTATTAAAAATGAAAATGGGTTACCCTTCTATCAAGGATGAAGTGGAAGTATTAACAAGGTCTCAAAAGTTGCCTCCAATTGAGGAAATTGAACCTGTTATCACCCTTGATGAATTAAGGCAACTTCAGCAGCAAGTGAAAGAAGTTTATGTGGAAGAAACAATCAAACAATATATTGTGGAACTGGCTAATAAAACAAGGAACCACCCAAATATATATCTAGGCGCAAGCCCAAGAGCATCCATTGCATTGATGAAAGCTTCGCAAGCATTTGCATTCTGTTCGGGAAGGGATTATGTGATTCCTGATGACGTCCAATATTTAGCCCCTTTTGTTTTTTCTCATCGGATTATTTTGAAATCAGAAGCCAAGTATCAAGGTGTGATAATAGAAACGCTAATTGAAACTATTATTTCTGAAATACATGTGCCAGTTAAAAGGGCCGTAGAATAA
- a CDS encoding DUF58 domain-containing protein, with amino-acid sequence MGRKWRKRRSLRIFKPVLSALLLLVLLGLSFVYAMFQGGFVSWFLFYSFLPFAVYSGLLFMYPMQGFKVTRKVSAHKVSAGNHLTIIIKFKRKVPFPLLFLIIEDVIPDELYSETSKQIIFLGFKREYKITYHIERATRGEHRFEAIRLKIGDALGIVEKERYFDCQNTILVYPQMEDMIYRPFESQFEQGGTLSAMQFQKNTSLVAGIRQYQPGDRFAWIDWKSTARTNDMMSKEFEIRQSNDLLIVLNRTPTDQFEAIVKFAASAIRAILTHGGQVGLFSAGEDRTFIPIKGGEQQQARLLDHLARVKVAKGLHFAKFFSEEAVLYQQPANLLIITASLDRDMIESTSSYMRRRGALFIYLIKKDGEVSLGEEESLIASALQSGIIIKTVYESNFRTAFSEVSRA; translated from the coding sequence ATGGGAAGAAAATGGAGAAAAAGACGAAGCTTAAGGATATTTAAACCTGTATTAAGTGCTTTATTACTACTTGTTTTACTTGGCCTGTCATTTGTCTATGCGATGTTTCAAGGTGGGTTTGTCAGCTGGTTTTTATTTTATAGTTTTCTCCCGTTTGCAGTTTATTCAGGTCTATTGTTTATGTATCCAATGCAAGGATTCAAGGTCACTAGAAAGGTTAGCGCTCATAAGGTCAGTGCTGGCAACCATTTAACTATTATCATTAAATTTAAGAGAAAAGTCCCTTTTCCATTGCTATTTTTAATCATCGAGGACGTGATTCCCGATGAATTATATAGCGAAACTAGCAAACAAATAATCTTTCTGGGGTTTAAGCGGGAATATAAGATTACTTATCATATTGAAAGGGCAACAAGAGGAGAACATAGATTTGAAGCCATTCGCCTGAAAATAGGGGATGCCCTTGGTATTGTGGAAAAAGAACGTTATTTTGATTGTCAAAATACAATTCTAGTATATCCGCAAATGGAAGATATGATATATAGGCCTTTTGAAAGCCAATTTGAGCAAGGGGGAACTCTCTCGGCCATGCAATTTCAAAAAAACACATCACTTGTTGCTGGTATTAGACAGTATCAGCCAGGAGATCGCTTTGCTTGGATTGATTGGAAGTCGACAGCTAGAACGAATGATATGATGTCTAAGGAATTTGAGATTAGGCAATCGAATGATTTACTTATCGTTTTAAATCGAACACCGACGGATCAATTTGAAGCAATCGTTAAGTTTGCTGCATCGGCAATACGGGCTATTTTAACCCATGGTGGCCAAGTCGGGTTATTTTCAGCTGGAGAAGACAGGACGTTTATTCCGATTAAAGGCGGAGAACAGCAGCAAGCGAGACTATTAGATCATCTAGCTAGAGTGAAAGTTGCTAAAGGACTTCATTTTGCAAAGTTTTTTTCTGAAGAAGCAGTCCTCTATCAACAACCCGCAAATTTGCTGATAATCACAGCTAGTTTAGACAGAGATATGATCGAGAGTACCTCTTCTTATATGAGGCGAAGGGGAGCATTATTCATTTATTTAATTAAAAAAGATGGTGAGGTTTCACTAGGAGAAGAAGAGAGTCTAATAGCATCTGCACTTCAAAGCGGTATCATCATCAAAACTGTGTACGAGTCCAATTTCCGGACCGCTTTTTCGGAGGTGAGTCGCGCATGA